Proteins encoded within one genomic window of Bacteroidota bacterium:
- a CDS encoding universal stress protein has protein sequence MTQNIILVTTDFTKQADNALKHAFILKEKINGRIVLLHIVSSEKELEQAHQKIQKVIEETYQNYGIKLTEIIRRGNIFDDIGKVASEIGAKFVIMGTHGVSGLQHIFGSKALKVISMSKVPFISVTKKPKKHGLDKIVMPFNFSKEPSALLRLASELAKSFDSEIHVIGYGLSKKNSGKYLNKISDYLDSSKISYKIEKRSSSGNFDIEVLDYARTVGADLISISNLQENVFNLFGGFEQNVIANKQGIPVMVVNINSFGIK, from the coding sequence ATGACTCAGAATATAATTTTAGTTACTACAGATTTTACAAAGCAGGCAGATAATGCCCTTAAGCATGCATTTATTTTGAAAGAAAAAATAAATGGAAGAATAGTTCTGCTTCATATAGTTTCTTCTGAAAAAGAGCTGGAGCAAGCTCATCAAAAAATTCAAAAAGTAATAGAAGAAACTTACCAGAATTATGGTATTAAGTTAACTGAAATTATTAGAAGAGGTAATATTTTTGACGATATCGGAAAAGTTGCATCAGAGATAGGTGCAAAATTCGTGATAATGGGAACTCATGGAGTGTCGGGGTTACAGCATATTTTCGGGTCAAAAGCATTGAAGGTAATTTCAATGTCGAAGGTGCCGTTTATTTCTGTGACTAAAAAACCAAAGAAACACGGTTTAGACAAAATTGTAATGCCATTCAATTTCAGTAAAGAACCGTCGGCACTGTTGAGGTTGGCATCTGAACTGGCAAAATCATTTGATTCTGAAATCCATGTTATAGGATATGGTTTAAGCAAGAAAAATTCCGGTAAATATTTGAATAAGATAAGCGATTATTTAGATTCAAGTAAGATTTCGTATAAAATCGAAAAAAGAAGTTCTTCAGGTAATTTTGATATTGAGGTTCTGGATTACGCCAGAACTGTTGGTGCAGATTTGATTTCTATTTCTAATTTGCAGGAGAATGTATTTAATCTATTTGGAGGATTCGAGCAAAATGTAATCGCCAATAAGCAGGGAATTCCTGTGATGGTGGTTAATATAAATAGTTTTGGAATAAAATAA